A stretch of Mustela nigripes isolate SB6536 chromosome 6, MUSNIG.SB6536, whole genome shotgun sequence DNA encodes these proteins:
- the CBX6 gene encoding chromobox protein homolog 6, translating into MELSAVGERVFAAESIIKRRIRKGRIEYLVKWKGWAIKYSTWEPEENILDSRLIAAFEQKERERELYGPKKRGPKPKTFLLKARAQAEALRISDVHFSVKPGVSASSPKLHSSAAVHRLKKDIRRCHRMSRRPLPRPDPQGGSPGLRPPISPFSETVRIINRKVKPREPKRNRIILNLKVIDKGTGGGGGPGQGAGALARPKVPSRNRVIGKSKKFSESILRTQIRHMKFGPFALYNKPPPGPPPPPLAGKADPAAPPSPGLLLAAPAAPFDARSSSSSSCPSPAPQSSSDPHDVPPKLLPETVSPTAPDWREPEVLDLSIPPEAAATSKRVLPDVPAATSPALPAAPEPASAASEPEAGDWRPEMSPCSNVVVTDVTSNLLTVTIKEFCNPEDFEKVATGVAGATGGGGSGGVSK; encoded by the exons ATGGAGCTGTCTGCAGTGGGCGAGCGGGTCTTCGCGGCCGAATCCATCATCAAACGGCGGATCCGAAAG ggACGCATCGAGTACCTGGTGAAATGGAAGGGATGGGCCATCAA GTACAGCACTTGGGAGCCTGAGGAGAACATCCTGGACTCGCGGCTCATTGCAGCCTTCGAGCAGAA GGAGAGGGAGCGTGAGCTGTATGGGCCCAAGAAGAGGGGACCCAAACCCAAAACTTTCCTCCTGAAG GCGCGGGCCCAGGCTGAGGCCCTCCGCATCAGCGATGTGCACTTCTCTGTCAAGCCGGGCGTCAGCGCCTCCTCGCCCAAGCTGCACTCCAGCGCAGCTGTGCACCGGCTCAAGAAGGACATCCGCCGCTGCCACCGCATGTCCCGCCGCCCCTTGCCCCGCCCTGACCCCCAGGGTGGCAGTCCCGGCCTGCGCCCCCCTATCTCGCCTTTCTCCGAGACGGTGCGCATCATCAACCGCAAGGTGAAGCCTCGGGAGCCCAAGCGTAACCGCATCATCCTCAATCTGAAGGTCATCGACAAGGGTACGGGTGGCGGCGGGGGCCCTGGGCAGGGGGCTGGAGCACTCGCTCGCCCCAAGGTCCCTTCGAGGAACCGGGTCATCGGCAAGAGCAAGAAGTTCAGCGAGAGCATCCTACGCACCCAGATCCGCCACATGAAGTTCGGCCCCTTCGCGCTTTACAATAAGCCCCCGCCCGGCCCTCCGCCTCCCCCGCTGGCAGGAAAGGCTGACCCTGcggcccctcccagcccagggctgctCCTGGCTGCCCCCGCGGCCCCCTTTGATGCCCGCAGCTCCAGCTCCTCCAGCTGCCCCTCGCCAGCGCCGCAGTCCTCGTCCGACCCCCACGATGTGCCCCCCAAGCTGCTCCCTGAGACCGTGAGCCCCACTGCTCCCGACTGGCGGGAGCCTGAAGTGCTTGACCTGTCCATCCCTCCTGAGGCCGCGGCCACCAGCAAGCGGGTGCTTCCCGACGTCCCTGCTGCCACCAGCCCGGCGCTGCCCGCGGCCCCCGAGCCTGCCAGTGCTGCCTCCGAGCCTGAGGCTGGGGACTGGCGCCCTGAGATGTCACCCTGCTCCAATGTGGTTGTCACCGATGTCACCAGCAACCTTCTGACAGTCACTATCAAGGAATTCTGCAACCCTGAGGATTTCGAGAAGGTGGCTACTGGAGTAGCAGGTGCCACTGGGGGTGGTGGCAGCGGTGGGGTGAGCAAGTGA